From Ancylobacter pratisalsi, one genomic window encodes:
- a CDS encoding TetR/AcrR family transcriptional regulator has product MADESDAHGGTVSPARGRKAGRDPADRRRAILDAALVVFAERGFAGARMQDVATRAGVAKGTLYLYFKAKEALFEGLVREAIDPVLGRMEREFAEFTGSTRQFLSVLFAHLANEAVRSPRRHVIRLLLGEGERFPELADFYYREVVSRGLGLLRAINARALERGEISSDAGLRFPQLLVAPLLVATAWEGLFQRNETLDVAGMLEAHAEIVLRGLGWRDS; this is encoded by the coding sequence GTGGCCGACGAATCCGACGCGCACGGAGGTACTGTTTCGCCGGCGCGTGGCCGGAAAGCGGGCAGGGACCCGGCCGATCGCCGTCGGGCGATACTCGACGCCGCCCTTGTGGTGTTCGCAGAGCGCGGTTTCGCCGGGGCGCGCATGCAGGACGTGGCCACCCGCGCCGGCGTCGCGAAAGGCACGCTTTACCTCTATTTCAAGGCCAAGGAGGCGCTCTTCGAAGGGCTTGTGCGTGAAGCGATCGATCCGGTTTTGGGCCGGATGGAGCGCGAATTCGCGGAGTTTACCGGCAGCACACGGCAGTTCCTCTCGGTGCTGTTCGCGCATCTGGCCAACGAAGCGGTGCGTTCACCGCGCCGGCATGTCATTCGGCTGCTGCTTGGCGAGGGGGAGCGCTTTCCCGAGCTTGCCGATTTCTATTATCGCGAGGTGGTATCGCGGGGGCTCGGCCTGTTGCGTGCGATCAACGCGCGTGCGCTGGAGCGCGGTGAGATCTCCTCCGACGCGGGACTGCGCTTTCCCCAGCTTCTCGTCGCCCCTCTTCTCGTCGCCACGGCGTGGGAGGGCTTGTTTCAGCGCAACGAAACACTGGACGTGGCGGGCATGTTGGAAGCGCATGCTGAGATCGTGCTGAGGGGGCTAGGGTGGAGGGATTCATGA